From the Bdellovibrionota bacterium genome, one window contains:
- a CDS encoding AMP-binding protein encodes MSKALKIQPPQVSSSIEGILSPQELIHFVRKHSPFYKSLYQDLPDILQLKDLPLTPQDAFWTANTLPNSKVLTSNLTNGLVLRSGGTTGNPKFSAFTHAEWKIYTETTGEGFAKGAIDSGDVLANLFPVGNMYGSFIFTTRYLESCPTNVVQLPIASHIELSEIPQILQEFQANAIASVPTTLMNFAEHIKKNSLDFNFHQIKKIFFAGEPLFEDQRKRLKEIFPDAQVFSIGYASVDAGMLGYADRTCKVNEHRVFSQHTVIEIIDEKTHEVIEKENQEGLIVVTNLYRKLMPIVRYPVGDRGMWVEKKGNPDRKFKLLGRSEEAACVGGVKFYVHDVRTLLEAYREKLQIVDFQLLTLHQSKRDCLVIKIASRLPSQKLHQHSQEIINELIRVRPLYTEIIQEGGIEPLQIEWITPDQLEINPRTGKLRRVSDKRI; translated from the coding sequence TATAAAAGTTTGTATCAAGATCTTCCTGACATTCTCCAACTCAAAGATCTTCCTCTTACCCCACAAGATGCTTTTTGGACTGCTAATACTCTGCCCAATAGCAAAGTTCTGACCTCAAACCTGACCAATGGACTAGTTCTCCGCAGTGGTGGGACGACAGGAAATCCTAAATTCTCCGCCTTCACACACGCAGAGTGGAAAATCTATACTGAAACAACGGGAGAAGGATTTGCGAAAGGCGCAATTGATTCCGGAGACGTCCTTGCGAATCTCTTTCCTGTTGGAAATATGTATGGATCATTTATCTTCACGACAAGATATCTAGAATCCTGCCCTACAAATGTTGTTCAACTCCCTATTGCATCCCACATAGAGCTTTCAGAAATTCCACAAATTCTCCAAGAATTCCAAGCCAATGCAATTGCAAGTGTTCCAACCACACTTATGAATTTTGCAGAGCATATTAAGAAAAATTCTCTGGACTTCAATTTCCATCAAATTAAAAAAATATTTTTTGCAGGCGAGCCTCTTTTTGAGGATCAGAGAAAAAGATTAAAAGAAATTTTTCCTGATGCTCAAGTATTTTCTATAGGCTATGCCAGTGTCGATGCCGGAATGTTAGGCTACGCGGATCGTACATGCAAAGTTAATGAGCACCGTGTTTTCAGTCAACATACTGTCATAGAAATTATTGATGAAAAGACTCATGAAGTTATAGAAAAAGAAAATCAAGAAGGCTTAATTGTTGTCACCAACCTTTATAGAAAACTTATGCCTATTGTTCGATACCCTGTTGGAGACAGAGGAATGTGGGTCGAGAAAAAAGGAAATCCAGACCGAAAATTCAAATTGCTAGGAAGATCCGAAGAGGCCGCTTGCGTTGGGGGCGTTAAATTTTATGTTCATGATGTGAGAACTTTATTAGAAGCTTACCGGGAAAAACTTCAGATTGTTGATTTCCAACTGCTGACGCTACATCAGAGCAAGAGAGATTGTCTTGTTATCAAAATAGCAAGCCGCCTGCCCTCTCAAAAGCTGCACCAACATTCTCAAGAAATTATAAATGAACTCATACGCGTCCGCCCACTTTATACTGAAATAATTCAAGAAGGAGGGATCGAACCTCTCCAAATAGAATGGATTACTCCAGATCAATTAGAGATTAATCCAAGAACAGGAAAGTTGCGTAGAGTATCTGACAAACGAATTTAA
- a CDS encoding iron-containing redox enzyme family protein: protein MDIKTELHMLIEKVGNEFENFPWEDKKAYGHWLAQTYYFVRHTTCFLALTASRWGVKNRTQQYRALKHLKEESSHDLLLLNDLEAIKDSINNHTERPETQAFYQTQYYWIEHETPAAHWGYAYLLEGLASKKALMAYNRIIKAHGNSTASFLKTHAEEDSTHFEEGLKNLEHLNKYEMDCFRDCLRQAAMLYLQILSGYKTKS, encoded by the coding sequence ATGGATATAAAAACTGAACTCCACATGTTGATAGAAAAAGTTGGAAATGAATTTGAAAATTTCCCTTGGGAAGATAAAAAGGCTTATGGTCATTGGCTGGCTCAAACTTATTATTTTGTAAGGCACACAACTTGTTTTTTAGCTTTGACCGCCAGTCGCTGGGGAGTTAAAAATCGGACTCAGCAGTATCGAGCCCTTAAACATTTAAAAGAAGAATCTTCCCATGACTTGTTACTTTTGAATGATCTTGAAGCAATAAAAGACTCTATCAATAACCATACGGAAAGACCAGAAACCCAAGCCTTCTATCAAACACAATATTATTGGATCGAGCACGAAACTCCTGCCGCACACTGGGGATACGCTTATCTCTTAGAGGGTTTGGCTTCCAAAAAAGCTCTGATGGCATACAATAGAATCATTAAAGCACACGGAAACAGTACGGCTTCATTCTTAAAGACCCACGCTGAAGAAGACTCAACCCATTTTGAGGAAGGCCTAAAGAATTTGGAGCATCTTAATAAATATGAAATGGATTGTTTTAGAGATTGTCTGAGGCAGGCGGCAATGCTTTATCTCCAGATTTTATCTGGATACAAAACGAAATCTTAA